In Homo sapiens chromosome 11, GRCh38.p14 Primary Assembly, one DNA window encodes the following:
- the RPS6KB2 gene encoding ribosomal protein S6 kinase beta-2 produces the protein MAAVFDLDLETEEGSEGEGEPELSPADACPLAELRAAGLEPVGHYEEVELTETSVNVGPERIGPHCFELLRVLGKGGYGKVFQVRKVQGTNLGKIYAMKVLRKAKIVRNAKDTAHTRAERNILESVKHPFIVELAYAFQTGGKLYLILECLSGGELFTHLEREGIFLEDTACFYLAEITLALGHLHSQGIIYRDLKPENIMLSSQGHIKLTDFGLCKESIHEGAVTHTFCGTIEYMAPEILVRSGHNRAVDWWSLGALMYDMLTGSPPFTAENRKKTMDKIIRGKLALPPYLTPDARDLVKKFLKRNPSQRIGGGPGDAADVQRHPFFRHMNWDDLLAWRVDPPFRPCLQSEEDVSQFDTRFTRQTPVDSPDDTALSESANQAFLGFTYVAPSVLDSIKEGFSFQPKLRSPRRLNSSPRAPVSPLKFSPFEGFRPSPSLPEPTELPLPPLLPPPPPSTTAPLPIRPPSGTKKSKRGRGRPGR, from the exons ATGGCGGCCGTGTTTGATTTGGATTTGGAGACGGAGGAAGGCAGCGAGGGCGAGGGCGAGCCAGAGCTCAGCCCCGCG GACGCATGTCCCCTTGCCGAGTTGAGGGCAGCTGGCCTAGA GCCTGTGGGACACTATGAAGAGGTGGAGCTGACTGAGACCAGCGTGAACGTTGGCCCAGAGCGCATCGGGCCCCACTGCTTTGAGCTGCTGCGTGTGCTGGGCAAGGGGGGCTATGGCAAG GTGTTCCAGGTGCGAAAGGTGCAAGGCACCAACTTGGGCAAAATATATGCCATGAAAGTCCTAAGGAAG GCCAAAATTGTGCGCAATGCCAAGGACACAGCACACACACGGGCTGAGCGGAACATTCTAGAGTCAGTGAAGCACCCCTTTATTGTGGAACTGGCCTATGCCTTCCAGACTGGTGGCAAACTCTACCTCATCCTTGAGTGCCTCAGTG GTGGCGAGCTCTTCACGCATCTGGAGCGAGAGGGCATCTTCCTGGAAGATACGGCCTG CTTCTACCTGGCTGAGATCACGCTGGCCCTGGGCCATCTCCACTCCCAGGGCATCATCTACCGGGACCTCAAGCCCGAGAACATCATGCTCAGCAGCCAGG GCCACATCAAACTGACCGACTTTGGACTCTGCAAGGAGTCTATCCATGAGGGCGCCGTCACTCACACCTTCTGCGGCACCATTGAGTACAT GGCCCCTGAGATTCTGGTGCGCAGTGGCCACAACCGGGCTGTGGACTGGTGGAGCCTGGGGGCCCTGATGTACGACATGCTCACTGGATCG ccgcCCTTCACCGCAGAGAACCGGAAGAAAACCATGGATAAGATCATCAGGGGCAAGCTGGCACTGCCCCCCTACCTCACCCCAGATGCCCGGGACCTTGTCAAAAAG TTTCTGAAACGGAATCCCAGCCAGCGGATTGGGGGTGGCCCAGGGGATGCTGCTGATGTGCAG AGACATCCCTTTTTCCGGCACATGAATTGGGACGACCTTCTGGCCTGGCGTGTGGACCCCCCTTTCAGGCCCTGTCTG CAGTCAGAGGAGGACGTGAGCCAGTTTGATACCCGCTTCACACGGCAGACGCCGGTGGACAGTCCTGATGACACAGCCCTCAGCGAGAGTGCCAACCAGGCCTTCCTG GGCTTCACATACGTGGCGCCGTCTGTCCTGGACAGCATCAAGGAGGGCTTCTCCTTCCAGCCCAAGCTGCGCTCACCCAGGCGCCTCAACAGTAGCCCCCGGGCCCCCGTCAG CCCCCTCAAGTTCTCCCCTTTTGAGGGGTTtcggcccagccccagcctgccGGAGCCCACGGAGCTACCTCTACCTCCACTCCTGCCACCGCCGCCGCCCTCGACCACCGCCCCTCTCCCCATCCGTCCCCCCTCAGGGACCAAGAAGTCCAAGAGGGGCCGTGGGCGTCCAGGGCGCTAG
- the RPS6KB2 gene encoding ribosomal protein S6 kinase beta-2 isoform X1, producing the protein MAAVFDLDLETEEGSEGEGEPELSPADACPLAELRAAGLEPVGHYEEVELTETSVNVGPERIGPHCFELLRVLGKGGYGKVFQVRKVQGTNLGKIYAMKVLRKAKIVRNAKDTAHTRAERNILESVKHPFIVELAYAFQTGGKLYLILECLSGGELFTHLEREGIFLEDTACFYLAEITLALGHLHSQGIIYRDLKPENIMLSSQGHIKLTDFGLCKESIHEGAVTHTFCGTIEYMAPEILVRSGHNRAVDWWSLGALIRPSPQRTGRKPWIRSSGASWHCPPTSPQMPGTLSKSF; encoded by the exons ATGGCGGCCGTGTTTGATTTGGATTTGGAGACGGAGGAAGGCAGCGAGGGCGAGGGCGAGCCAGAGCTCAGCCCCGCG GACGCATGTCCCCTTGCCGAGTTGAGGGCAGCTGGCCTAGA GCCTGTGGGACACTATGAAGAGGTGGAGCTGACTGAGACCAGCGTGAACGTTGGCCCAGAGCGCATCGGGCCCCACTGCTTTGAGCTGCTGCGTGTGCTGGGCAAGGGGGGCTATGGCAAG GTGTTCCAGGTGCGAAAGGTGCAAGGCACCAACTTGGGCAAAATATATGCCATGAAAGTCCTAAGGAAG GCCAAAATTGTGCGCAATGCCAAGGACACAGCACACACACGGGCTGAGCGGAACATTCTAGAGTCAGTGAAGCACCCCTTTATTGTGGAACTGGCCTATGCCTTCCAGACTGGTGGCAAACTCTACCTCATCCTTGAGTGCCTCAGTG GTGGCGAGCTCTTCACGCATCTGGAGCGAGAGGGCATCTTCCTGGAAGATACGGCCTG CTTCTACCTGGCTGAGATCACGCTGGCCCTGGGCCATCTCCACTCCCAGGGCATCATCTACCGGGACCTCAAGCCCGAGAACATCATGCTCAGCAGCCAGG GCCACATCAAACTGACCGACTTTGGACTCTGCAAGGAGTCTATCCATGAGGGCGCCGTCACTCACACCTTCTGCGGCACCATTGAGTACAT GGCCCCTGAGATTCTGGTGCGCAGTGGCCACAACCGGGCTGTGGACTGGTGGAGCCTGGGGGCCCTGAT ccgcCCTTCACCGCAGAGAACCGGAAGAAAACCATGGATAAGATCATCAGGGGCAAGCTGGCACTGCCCCCCTACCTCACCCCAGATGCCCGGGACCTTGTCAAAAAG TTTCTGA
- the RPS6KB2 gene encoding ribosomal protein S6 kinase beta-2 isoform X3: MAAVFDLDLETEEGSEGEGEPELSPADACPLAELRAAGLEPVGHYEEVELTETSVNVGPERIGPHCFELLRVLGKGGYGKVFQVRKVQGTNLGKIYAMKVLRKAKIVRNAKDTAHTRAERNILESVKHPFIVELAYAFQTGGKLYLILECLSGGELFTHLEREGIFLEDTACFYLAEITLALGHLHSQGIIYRDLKPENIMLSSQGHIKLTDFGLCKESIHEGAVTHTFCGTIEYIRPSPQRTGRKPWIRSSGASWHCPPTSPQMPGTLSKSF, encoded by the exons ATGGCGGCCGTGTTTGATTTGGATTTGGAGACGGAGGAAGGCAGCGAGGGCGAGGGCGAGCCAGAGCTCAGCCCCGCG GACGCATGTCCCCTTGCCGAGTTGAGGGCAGCTGGCCTAGA GCCTGTGGGACACTATGAAGAGGTGGAGCTGACTGAGACCAGCGTGAACGTTGGCCCAGAGCGCATCGGGCCCCACTGCTTTGAGCTGCTGCGTGTGCTGGGCAAGGGGGGCTATGGCAAG GTGTTCCAGGTGCGAAAGGTGCAAGGCACCAACTTGGGCAAAATATATGCCATGAAAGTCCTAAGGAAG GCCAAAATTGTGCGCAATGCCAAGGACACAGCACACACACGGGCTGAGCGGAACATTCTAGAGTCAGTGAAGCACCCCTTTATTGTGGAACTGGCCTATGCCTTCCAGACTGGTGGCAAACTCTACCTCATCCTTGAGTGCCTCAGTG GTGGCGAGCTCTTCACGCATCTGGAGCGAGAGGGCATCTTCCTGGAAGATACGGCCTG CTTCTACCTGGCTGAGATCACGCTGGCCCTGGGCCATCTCCACTCCCAGGGCATCATCTACCGGGACCTCAAGCCCGAGAACATCATGCTCAGCAGCCAGG GCCACATCAAACTGACCGACTTTGGACTCTGCAAGGAGTCTATCCATGAGGGCGCCGTCACTCACACCTTCTGCGGCACCATTGAGTACAT ccgcCCTTCACCGCAGAGAACCGGAAGAAAACCATGGATAAGATCATCAGGGGCAAGCTGGCACTGCCCCCCTACCTCACCCCAGATGCCCGGGACCTTGTCAAAAAG TTTCTGA
- the RPS6KB2 gene encoding ribosomal protein S6 kinase beta-2 isoform X2 gives MLSSQGHIKLTDFGLCKESIHEGAVTHTFCGTIEYMAPEILVRSGHNRAVDWWSLGALMYDMLTGSPPFTAENRKKTMDKIIRGKLALPPYLTPDARDLVKKFLKRNPSQRIGGGPGDAADVQRHPFFRHMNWDDLLAWRVDPPFRPCLQSEEDVSQFDTRFTRQTPVDSPDDTALSESANQAFLGFTYVAPSVLDSIKEGFSFQPKLRSPRRLNSSPRAPVSPLKFSPFEGFRPSPSLPEPTELPLPPLLPPPPPSTTAPLPIRPPSGTKKSKRGRGRPGR, from the exons ATGCTCAGCAGCCAGG GCCACATCAAACTGACCGACTTTGGACTCTGCAAGGAGTCTATCCATGAGGGCGCCGTCACTCACACCTTCTGCGGCACCATTGAGTACAT GGCCCCTGAGATTCTGGTGCGCAGTGGCCACAACCGGGCTGTGGACTGGTGGAGCCTGGGGGCCCTGATGTACGACATGCTCACTGGATCG ccgcCCTTCACCGCAGAGAACCGGAAGAAAACCATGGATAAGATCATCAGGGGCAAGCTGGCACTGCCCCCCTACCTCACCCCAGATGCCCGGGACCTTGTCAAAAAG TTTCTGAAACGGAATCCCAGCCAGCGGATTGGGGGTGGCCCAGGGGATGCTGCTGATGTGCAG AGACATCCCTTTTTCCGGCACATGAATTGGGACGACCTTCTGGCCTGGCGTGTGGACCCCCCTTTCAGGCCCTGTCTG CAGTCAGAGGAGGACGTGAGCCAGTTTGATACCCGCTTCACACGGCAGACGCCGGTGGACAGTCCTGATGACACAGCCCTCAGCGAGAGTGCCAACCAGGCCTTCCTG GGCTTCACATACGTGGCGCCGTCTGTCCTGGACAGCATCAAGGAGGGCTTCTCCTTCCAGCCCAAGCTGCGCTCACCCAGGCGCCTCAACAGTAGCCCCCGGGCCCCCGTCAG CCCCCTCAAGTTCTCCCCTTTTGAGGGGTTtcggcccagccccagcctgccGGAGCCCACGGAGCTACCTCTACCTCCACTCCTGCCACCGCCGCCGCCCTCGACCACCGCCCCTCTCCCCATCCGTCCCCCCTCAGGGACCAAGAAGTCCAAGAGGGGCCGTGGGCGTCCAGGGCGCTAG
- the PTPRCAP gene encoding protein tyrosine phosphatase receptor type C-associated protein → MALPCTLGLGMLLALPGALGSGGSAEDSVGSSSVTVVLLLLLLLLLATGLALAWRRLSRDSGGYYHPARLGAALWGRTRRLLWASPPGRWLQARAELGSTDNDLERQEDEQDTDYDHVADGGLQADPGEGEQQCGEASSPEQVPVRAEEARDSDTEGDLVLGSPGPASAGGSAEALLSDLHAFAGSAAWDDSARAAGGQGLHVTAL, encoded by the exons ATG GCTCTGCCCTGCACCTTAGGGCTCGGGATGCTGCTGGCCCTGCCAGGGGCCTTGGGCTCGGGTGGCAGCGCGGAGGACAGCGTGGGCTCCAGCTCTGTCACCGttgtcctgctgctgctgctgctcctacTGCTGGCCACTGGCCTAGCACTGGCCTGGCGCCGCCTCAGCCGTGACTCAGGGGGCTACTACCACCCGGCCCGCCTAGGTGCCGCGCTGTGGGGCCGCACGCGGCGCCTGCTCTGGGCCAGCCCCCCAGGTCGCTGGCTGCAGGCCCGAGCTGAGCTGGGGTCCACAGACAATGACCTTGAGCGACAGGAGGATGAGCAGGACACAGACTATGACCACGTCGCGGATGGTGGCCTGCAGGCTGACCCTGGGGAAGGCGAGCAGCAATGTGGAGAGGCGTCCAGCCCAGAGCAGGTCCCCGTGCGGGCTGAGGAAGCCAGAGACAGTGACACGGAGGGCGACCTGGTCCTCGGCTCCCCAGGACCAGCGAGCGCAGGGGGCAGTGCTGAGGCCCTGCTGAGTGACCTGCACGCCTTTGCTGGCAGCGCAGCCTGGGATGACAGCGCCAGGGCAGCTGGGGGCCAGGGCCTCCATGTCACCGCACTGTAG
- the CORO1B gene encoding coronin-1B, protein MSFRKVVRQSKFRHVFGQPVKNDQCYEDIRVSRVTWDSTFCAVNPKFLAVIVEASGGGAFLVLPLSKTGRIDKAYPTVCGHTGPVLDIDWCPHNDEVIASGSEDCTVMVWQIPENGLTSPLTEPVVVLEGHTKRVGIIAWHPTARNVLLSAGCDNVVLIWNVGTAEELYRLDSLHPDLIYNVSWNHNGSLFCSACKDKSVRIIDPRRGTLVAEREKAHEGARPMRAIFLADGKVFTTGFSRMSERQLALWDPENLEEPMALQELDSSNGALLPFYDPDTSVVYVCGKGDSSIRYFEITEEPPYIHFLNTFTSKEPQRGMGSMPKRGLEVSKCEIARFYKLHERKCEPIVMTVPRKSDLFQDDLYPDTAGPEAALEAEEWVSGRDADPILISLREAYVPSKQRDLKISRRNVLSDSRPAMAPGSSHLGAPASTTTAADATPSGSLARAGEAGKLEEVMQELRALRALVKEQGDRICRLEEQLGRMENGDA, encoded by the exons ATGTCCTTCCGCAAAGTGGTCCGGCAGAGCAAATTCCGGCATGTGTTCGGGCAGCCGGTCAAGAACGACCAGTGCTATGAGGACATTCGCGTGTCCCGTGTTACCTGGGACAGCACCTTCTGCGCCGTCAACCCCAAGTTCCTGGCGGTGATTGTGGAGGCCAGTGGAGGGGGTGCCTTTCTGGTGCTCCCCCTAAGCAAG ACGGGCCGCATTGACAAGGCCTACCCGACGGTGTGTGGGCACACGGGACCTGTCCTGGACATCGACTGGTGTCCTCACAACGACGAAGTCATAGCCAGCGGCTCGGAGGACTGCACGGTCATG GTGTGGCAGATCCCAGAGAACGGGCTGACCTCCCCGCTGACAGAGCCGGTGGTGGTACTGGAGGGGCACACCAAGCGAGTGGGCATCATCGCCTGGCACCCCACGGCCCGAAACGTGCTGCTCAGTGCAG GCTGCGACAACGTGGTACTCATCTGGAATGTGGGCACAGCGGAGGAGCTGTACCGCCTGGACAGCCTGCACCCTGACCTCATCTACAATGTCAGCTGGAACCACAATGGCAGCCTGTTTTGCTCAGCATGCAAGGACAAGAGCGTGCGCATCATCGACCCCCGTCGGGGCACCCTGGTGGCA GAGCGGGAGAAGGCTCATGAGGGGGCCCGGCCCATGCGGGCCATCTTCCTGGCAGATGGCAAGGTGTTCACCACAGGCTTCAGCCGAATGAGCGAGCGGCAGCTGGCGCTCTGGGACCCA GAAAACCTCGAGGAACCCATGGCCCTGCAGGAACTGGACTCGAGCAACGGGGCCCTGCTGCCCTTCTACGACCCCGACACCAGTGTGGTCTACGTCTGCGGCAag GGTGACTCCAGCATCCGGTACTTTGAGATCACAGAGGAGCCTCCCTACATCCACTTCCTGAACACGTTCACCAGCAAGGAGCCGCAGCGGGGTATGGGCAGCATGCCCAAGCGGGGCCTGGAGGTCAGCAAGTGCGAGATCGCCCG GTTCTACAAACTGCATGAGCGCAAGTGTGAGCCCATCGTCATGACTGTGCCAAGAAAG TCGGACCTCTTCCAGGATGATCTGTACCCCGACACAGCCGGGCCCGAGgcagccctggaggctgaggagtgggTGAGCGGGCGGGATGCCGACCCGATCCTCATCTCACTGCGGGAGGCCTACGTGCCCAGCAAGCAGCGGGACCTGAAGATCAGCCGGCGCAACGTGTTGTCTGACAGCCGGCCCGCCATGGCCCCGGGCTCCTCCCACCTAGGGGCCCCCGCCTCCACCACCACTGCTGCTGATGCCACCCCCAGCGGCAGCCTGGCCAGAGCCGGG GAGGCTGGGAAGCTGGAGGAGGTGATGCAGGAGCTGCGGGCCCTGAGGGCGCTGGTCAAGGAGCAGGGCGACCGCATCTGCCGCCTGGAGGAGCAGCTGGGCCGCATGGAGAACGGGGATGCGTAG